Proteins found in one Oncorhynchus gorbuscha isolate QuinsamMale2020 ecotype Even-year linkage group LG15, OgorEven_v1.0, whole genome shotgun sequence genomic segment:
- the LOC123998296 gene encoding RING finger protein 151-like isoform X3, producing MPVEWRVIESLRMGYDLERFVGYVNEGLLCCVCRDVLERPLQAPCEHAYCDACISSWLIHHHSCPEDRLPLDISTLRPLHRLQIRCVNSGQGCDAVCCLETLHTHEDECPFTFISCSSTGCPVQVERRGLESHLLECEFRSRACLSGCGHTLLSVDQSQHNCVAELRTELELLRFVCLRAEMLGKVEEVRREMESRLDSQRRHMVQKESLLKSEVEDLKGQVSRVMCDVRALLGAERLRRQELAEADLEKRELLEMLRSLQPCRGQRNRDEPIRGLHQEDGTIRSQLQVEHPTRGLLRAGPTQASTQSLPSALPIPALYPPTSPQPGEGSRMARPRSLTLDCIKSREVTVI from the exons ATGCCAGTAGAATGGAGAGTCATAGAGAGTCTCAG gATGGGTTATGACCTGGAGAGGTTTGTGGGGTACGTGAACGAGGGgcttctgtgctgtgtgtgtcggGATGTGTTGGAGCGCCCCCTCCAGGCCCCTTGTGAACATGCCTACTGCGACGCCTGCATCAGCTCCTGGCTCATACACCACCACTCCTGCCCTGAGGACAGACTTCCACTGGACATCAGCACTCTGAGACCACTGCACAG GCTCCAGATCCGTTGTGTTAACTCTGGCCAGGGCTGTGATGCCGTCTGCTGCCTGGAGACACTTCACACACACGAGGACGAGTGTCCATTCACCTTCATATCCTGCTCCTCCACAG GTTGTCCGGtgcaggtggagaggaggggtctAGAGTCTCacctgttagagtgtgagttccGCAGCAGGGCGTGTCTTAGCGGCTGTGGCCACACCCTCCTCTCTGTAGACCAATCACAGCACAACTGTGTTGCGGAGCTACGAACAGAATTGGAGCTGCTCAGGTTTGTGTGTTTGAG ggcagAGATGTTGGGtaaggtggaggaggtgaggCGTGAGATGGAGTCGAGGCTGGACTCTCAGAGGAGACACATGGTGCAGAAAGAGTCTCTGCTGAAGAGCGAGGTGGAGGATCTCAAG ggccagGTGTCGAGGGTGATGTGTGATGTGCGGGCTCTCTTGGGGGCAGAGCGCCTGCGGAGACAGGAGCTGGCAGAAGCGGATCTAGAGAAGAGGGAGCTACTGGAGATGCTCCGGAGCCTGCAGCCATGCAGGGGCCAGCGGAACAGAGACGAGCCAATCAGAGGACTGCATCAAGAAGACGGGACAATTAGGAGCCAGCTTCAAGTAGAACACCCAACCAGGGGCTTGCTGAGGGCAGGGCCAACACAGGCTTCTACCCAATCACTACCCTCGGCTTTGCCTATTCCAGCCTTATACCCGCCTACATCCCCACAGCCAGGGGAGGGGTCACGCATGGCCCGCCCCCGCAGCCTTACCCTCGACTGCATCAAGAGCAGAGAGGTCACCGTCATCTGA
- the LOC123998296 gene encoding RING finger protein 151-like isoform X1: MPVEWRVIESLRMGYDLERFVGYVNEGLLCCVCRDVLERPLQAPCEHAYCDACISSWLIHHHSCPEDRLPLDISTLRPLHRYMRNDLSRLQIRCVNSGQGCDAVCCLETLHTHEDECPFTFISCSSTGCPVQVERRGLESHLLECEFRSRACLSGCGHTLLSVDQSQHNCVAELRTELELLRFVCLRAEMLGKVEEVRREMESRLDSQRRHMVQKESLLKSEVEDLKGQVSRVMCDVRALLGAERLRRQELAEADLEKRELLEMLRSLQPCRGQRNRDEPIRGLHQEDGTIRSQLQVEHPTRGLLRAGPTQASTQSLPSALPIPALYPPTSPQPGEGSRMARPRSLTLDCIKSREVTVI, encoded by the exons ATGCCAGTAGAATGGAGAGTCATAGAGAGTCTCAG gATGGGTTATGACCTGGAGAGGTTTGTGGGGTACGTGAACGAGGGgcttctgtgctgtgtgtgtcggGATGTGTTGGAGCGCCCCCTCCAGGCCCCTTGTGAACATGCCTACTGCGACGCCTGCATCAGCTCCTGGCTCATACACCACCACTCCTGCCCTGAGGACAGACTTCCACTGGACATCAGCACTCTGAGACCACTGCACAG GTACATGCGTAATGACCTGTCTAGGCTCCAGATCCGTTGTGTTAACTCTGGCCAGGGCTGTGATGCCGTCTGCTGCCTGGAGACACTTCACACACACGAGGACGAGTGTCCATTCACCTTCATATCCTGCTCCTCCACAG GTTGTCCGGtgcaggtggagaggaggggtctAGAGTCTCacctgttagagtgtgagttccGCAGCAGGGCGTGTCTTAGCGGCTGTGGCCACACCCTCCTCTCTGTAGACCAATCACAGCACAACTGTGTTGCGGAGCTACGAACAGAATTGGAGCTGCTCAGGTTTGTGTGTTTGAG ggcagAGATGTTGGGtaaggtggaggaggtgaggCGTGAGATGGAGTCGAGGCTGGACTCTCAGAGGAGACACATGGTGCAGAAAGAGTCTCTGCTGAAGAGCGAGGTGGAGGATCTCAAG ggccagGTGTCGAGGGTGATGTGTGATGTGCGGGCTCTCTTGGGGGCAGAGCGCCTGCGGAGACAGGAGCTGGCAGAAGCGGATCTAGAGAAGAGGGAGCTACTGGAGATGCTCCGGAGCCTGCAGCCATGCAGGGGCCAGCGGAACAGAGACGAGCCAATCAGAGGACTGCATCAAGAAGACGGGACAATTAGGAGCCAGCTTCAAGTAGAACACCCAACCAGGGGCTTGCTGAGGGCAGGGCCAACACAGGCTTCTACCCAATCACTACCCTCGGCTTTGCCTATTCCAGCCTTATACCCGCCTACATCCCCACAGCCAGGGGAGGGGTCACGCATGGCCCGCCCCCGCAGCCTTACCCTCGACTGCATCAAGAGCAGAGAGGTCACCGTCATCTGA
- the LOC123998296 gene encoding RING finger protein 151-like isoform X5, translating into MGYDLERFVGYVNEGLLCCVCRDVLERPLQAPCEHAYCDACISSWLIHHHSCPEDRLPLDISTLRPLHRYMRNDLSRLQIRCVNSGQGCDAVCCLETLHTHEDECPFTFISCSSTGCPVQVERRGLESHLLECEFRSRACLSGCGHTLLSVDQSQHNCVAELRTELELLRAEMLGKVEEVRREMESRLDSQRRHMVQKESLLKSEVEDLKGQVSRVMCDVRALLGAERLRRQELAEADLEKRELLEMLRSLQPCRGQRNRDEPIRGLHQEDGTIRSQLQVEHPTRGLLRAGPTQASTQSLPSALPIPALYPPTSPQPGEGSRMARPRSLTLDCIKSREVTVI; encoded by the exons ATGGGTTATGACCTGGAGAGGTTTGTGGGGTACGTGAACGAGGGgcttctgtgctgtgtgtgtcggGATGTGTTGGAGCGCCCCCTCCAGGCCCCTTGTGAACATGCCTACTGCGACGCCTGCATCAGCTCCTGGCTCATACACCACCACTCCTGCCCTGAGGACAGACTTCCACTGGACATCAGCACTCTGAGACCACTGCACAG GTACATGCGTAATGACCTGTCTAGGCTCCAGATCCGTTGTGTTAACTCTGGCCAGGGCTGTGATGCCGTCTGCTGCCTGGAGACACTTCACACACACGAGGACGAGTGTCCATTCACCTTCATATCCTGCTCCTCCACAG GTTGTCCGGtgcaggtggagaggaggggtctAGAGTCTCacctgttagagtgtgagttccGCAGCAGGGCGTGTCTTAGCGGCTGTGGCCACACCCTCCTCTCTGTAGACCAATCACAGCACAACTGTGTTGCGGAGCTACGAACAGAATTGGAGCTGCTCAG ggcagAGATGTTGGGtaaggtggaggaggtgaggCGTGAGATGGAGTCGAGGCTGGACTCTCAGAGGAGACACATGGTGCAGAAAGAGTCTCTGCTGAAGAGCGAGGTGGAGGATCTCAAG ggccagGTGTCGAGGGTGATGTGTGATGTGCGGGCTCTCTTGGGGGCAGAGCGCCTGCGGAGACAGGAGCTGGCAGAAGCGGATCTAGAGAAGAGGGAGCTACTGGAGATGCTCCGGAGCCTGCAGCCATGCAGGGGCCAGCGGAACAGAGACGAGCCAATCAGAGGACTGCATCAAGAAGACGGGACAATTAGGAGCCAGCTTCAAGTAGAACACCCAACCAGGGGCTTGCTGAGGGCAGGGCCAACACAGGCTTCTACCCAATCACTACCCTCGGCTTTGCCTATTCCAGCCTTATACCCGCCTACATCCCCACAGCCAGGGGAGGGGTCACGCATGGCCCGCCCCCGCAGCCTTACCCTCGACTGCATCAAGAGCAGAGAGGTCACCGTCATCTGA
- the LOC123998296 gene encoding RING finger protein 151-like isoform X2 — protein MPVEWRVIESLRMGYDLERFVGYVNEGLLCCVCRDVLERPLQAPCEHAYCDACISSWLIHHHSCPEDRLPLDISTLRPLHRYMRNDLSRLQIRCVNSGQGCDAVCCLETLHTHEDECPFTFISCSSTGCPVQVERRGLESHLLECEFRSRACLSGCGHTLLSVDQSQHNCVAELRTELELLRAEMLGKVEEVRREMESRLDSQRRHMVQKESLLKSEVEDLKGQVSRVMCDVRALLGAERLRRQELAEADLEKRELLEMLRSLQPCRGQRNRDEPIRGLHQEDGTIRSQLQVEHPTRGLLRAGPTQASTQSLPSALPIPALYPPTSPQPGEGSRMARPRSLTLDCIKSREVTVI, from the exons ATGCCAGTAGAATGGAGAGTCATAGAGAGTCTCAG gATGGGTTATGACCTGGAGAGGTTTGTGGGGTACGTGAACGAGGGgcttctgtgctgtgtgtgtcggGATGTGTTGGAGCGCCCCCTCCAGGCCCCTTGTGAACATGCCTACTGCGACGCCTGCATCAGCTCCTGGCTCATACACCACCACTCCTGCCCTGAGGACAGACTTCCACTGGACATCAGCACTCTGAGACCACTGCACAG GTACATGCGTAATGACCTGTCTAGGCTCCAGATCCGTTGTGTTAACTCTGGCCAGGGCTGTGATGCCGTCTGCTGCCTGGAGACACTTCACACACACGAGGACGAGTGTCCATTCACCTTCATATCCTGCTCCTCCACAG GTTGTCCGGtgcaggtggagaggaggggtctAGAGTCTCacctgttagagtgtgagttccGCAGCAGGGCGTGTCTTAGCGGCTGTGGCCACACCCTCCTCTCTGTAGACCAATCACAGCACAACTGTGTTGCGGAGCTACGAACAGAATTGGAGCTGCTCAG ggcagAGATGTTGGGtaaggtggaggaggtgaggCGTGAGATGGAGTCGAGGCTGGACTCTCAGAGGAGACACATGGTGCAGAAAGAGTCTCTGCTGAAGAGCGAGGTGGAGGATCTCAAG ggccagGTGTCGAGGGTGATGTGTGATGTGCGGGCTCTCTTGGGGGCAGAGCGCCTGCGGAGACAGGAGCTGGCAGAAGCGGATCTAGAGAAGAGGGAGCTACTGGAGATGCTCCGGAGCCTGCAGCCATGCAGGGGCCAGCGGAACAGAGACGAGCCAATCAGAGGACTGCATCAAGAAGACGGGACAATTAGGAGCCAGCTTCAAGTAGAACACCCAACCAGGGGCTTGCTGAGGGCAGGGCCAACACAGGCTTCTACCCAATCACTACCCTCGGCTTTGCCTATTCCAGCCTTATACCCGCCTACATCCCCACAGCCAGGGGAGGGGTCACGCATGGCCCGCCCCCGCAGCCTTACCCTCGACTGCATCAAGAGCAGAGAGGTCACCGTCATCTGA
- the LOC123998296 gene encoding E3 ubiquitin-protein ligase NRDP1-like isoform X6 codes for MPVEWRVIESLRMGYDLERFVGYVNEGLLCCVCRDVLERPLQAPCEHAYCDACISSWLIHHHSCPEDRLPLDISTLRPLHRYMRNDLSRLQIRCVNSGQGCDAVCCLETLHTHEDECPFTFISCSSTGCPVQVERRGLESHLLECEFRSRACLSGCGHTLLSVDQSQHNCVAELRTELELLRFVCLRAEMLGKVEEVRREMESRLDSQRRHMVQKESLLKSEVEDLKSACGDRSWQKRI; via the exons ATGCCAGTAGAATGGAGAGTCATAGAGAGTCTCAG gATGGGTTATGACCTGGAGAGGTTTGTGGGGTACGTGAACGAGGGgcttctgtgctgtgtgtgtcggGATGTGTTGGAGCGCCCCCTCCAGGCCCCTTGTGAACATGCCTACTGCGACGCCTGCATCAGCTCCTGGCTCATACACCACCACTCCTGCCCTGAGGACAGACTTCCACTGGACATCAGCACTCTGAGACCACTGCACAG GTACATGCGTAATGACCTGTCTAGGCTCCAGATCCGTTGTGTTAACTCTGGCCAGGGCTGTGATGCCGTCTGCTGCCTGGAGACACTTCACACACACGAGGACGAGTGTCCATTCACCTTCATATCCTGCTCCTCCACAG GTTGTCCGGtgcaggtggagaggaggggtctAGAGTCTCacctgttagagtgtgagttccGCAGCAGGGCGTGTCTTAGCGGCTGTGGCCACACCCTCCTCTCTGTAGACCAATCACAGCACAACTGTGTTGCGGAGCTACGAACAGAATTGGAGCTGCTCAGGTTTGTGTGTTTGAG ggcagAGATGTTGGGtaaggtggaggaggtgaggCGTGAGATGGAGTCGAGGCTGGACTCTCAGAGGAGACACATGGTGCAGAAAGAGTCTCTGCTGAAGAGCGAGGTGGAGGATCTCAAG AGCGCCTGCGGAGACAGGAGCTGGCAGAAGCGGATCTAG
- the LOC123998296 gene encoding RING finger protein 151-like isoform X4 — protein MGYDLERFVGYVNEGLLCCVCRDVLERPLQAPCEHAYCDACISSWLIHHHSCPEDRLPLDISTLRPLHRYMRNDLSRLQIRCVNSGQGCDAVCCLETLHTHEDECPFTFISCSSTGCPVQVERRGLESHLLECEFRSRACLSGCGHTLLSVDQSQHNCVAELRTELELLRFVCLRAEMLGKVEEVRREMESRLDSQRRHMVQKESLLKSEVEDLKGQVSRVMCDVRALLGAERLRRQELAEADLEKRELLEMLRSLQPCRGQRNRDEPIRGLHQEDGTIRSQLQVEHPTRGLLRAGPTQASTQSLPSALPIPALYPPTSPQPGEGSRMARPRSLTLDCIKSREVTVI, from the exons ATGGGTTATGACCTGGAGAGGTTTGTGGGGTACGTGAACGAGGGgcttctgtgctgtgtgtgtcggGATGTGTTGGAGCGCCCCCTCCAGGCCCCTTGTGAACATGCCTACTGCGACGCCTGCATCAGCTCCTGGCTCATACACCACCACTCCTGCCCTGAGGACAGACTTCCACTGGACATCAGCACTCTGAGACCACTGCACAG GTACATGCGTAATGACCTGTCTAGGCTCCAGATCCGTTGTGTTAACTCTGGCCAGGGCTGTGATGCCGTCTGCTGCCTGGAGACACTTCACACACACGAGGACGAGTGTCCATTCACCTTCATATCCTGCTCCTCCACAG GTTGTCCGGtgcaggtggagaggaggggtctAGAGTCTCacctgttagagtgtgagttccGCAGCAGGGCGTGTCTTAGCGGCTGTGGCCACACCCTCCTCTCTGTAGACCAATCACAGCACAACTGTGTTGCGGAGCTACGAACAGAATTGGAGCTGCTCAGGTTTGTGTGTTTGAG ggcagAGATGTTGGGtaaggtggaggaggtgaggCGTGAGATGGAGTCGAGGCTGGACTCTCAGAGGAGACACATGGTGCAGAAAGAGTCTCTGCTGAAGAGCGAGGTGGAGGATCTCAAG ggccagGTGTCGAGGGTGATGTGTGATGTGCGGGCTCTCTTGGGGGCAGAGCGCCTGCGGAGACAGGAGCTGGCAGAAGCGGATCTAGAGAAGAGGGAGCTACTGGAGATGCTCCGGAGCCTGCAGCCATGCAGGGGCCAGCGGAACAGAGACGAGCCAATCAGAGGACTGCATCAAGAAGACGGGACAATTAGGAGCCAGCTTCAAGTAGAACACCCAACCAGGGGCTTGCTGAGGGCAGGGCCAACACAGGCTTCTACCCAATCACTACCCTCGGCTTTGCCTATTCCAGCCTTATACCCGCCTACATCCCCACAGCCAGGGGAGGGGTCACGCATGGCCCGCCCCCGCAGCCTTACCCTCGACTGCATCAAGAGCAGAGAGGTCACCGTCATCTGA
- the LOC123998296 gene encoding E3 ubiquitin-protein ligase NRDP1-like isoform X7 — translation MPVEWRVIESLRMGYDLERFVGYVNEGLLCCVCRDVLERPLQAPCEHAYCDACISSWLIHHHSCPEDRLPLDISTLRPLHRYMRNDLSRLQIRCVNSGQGCDAVCCLETLHTHEDECPFTFISCSSTGCPVQVERRGLESHLLECEFRSRACLSGCGHTLLSVDQSQHNCVAELRTELELLRAEMLGKVEEVRREMESRLDSQRRHMVQKESLLKSEVEDLKSACGDRSWQKRI, via the exons ATGCCAGTAGAATGGAGAGTCATAGAGAGTCTCAG gATGGGTTATGACCTGGAGAGGTTTGTGGGGTACGTGAACGAGGGgcttctgtgctgtgtgtgtcggGATGTGTTGGAGCGCCCCCTCCAGGCCCCTTGTGAACATGCCTACTGCGACGCCTGCATCAGCTCCTGGCTCATACACCACCACTCCTGCCCTGAGGACAGACTTCCACTGGACATCAGCACTCTGAGACCACTGCACAG GTACATGCGTAATGACCTGTCTAGGCTCCAGATCCGTTGTGTTAACTCTGGCCAGGGCTGTGATGCCGTCTGCTGCCTGGAGACACTTCACACACACGAGGACGAGTGTCCATTCACCTTCATATCCTGCTCCTCCACAG GTTGTCCGGtgcaggtggagaggaggggtctAGAGTCTCacctgttagagtgtgagttccGCAGCAGGGCGTGTCTTAGCGGCTGTGGCCACACCCTCCTCTCTGTAGACCAATCACAGCACAACTGTGTTGCGGAGCTACGAACAGAATTGGAGCTGCTCAG ggcagAGATGTTGGGtaaggtggaggaggtgaggCGTGAGATGGAGTCGAGGCTGGACTCTCAGAGGAGACACATGGTGCAGAAAGAGTCTCTGCTGAAGAGCGAGGTGGAGGATCTCAAG AGCGCCTGCGGAGACAGGAGCTGGCAGAAGCGGATCTAG